The segment GGCGGCATCTTTGTGGACGAGGCGTGCGTCGTCGACGGCAACATCGTCAGCGGACGCACGTTCCACGACAACGGCCGCTACTTTGGCGCCTTCATGAAGCAGTTGGACGAAGCCCGCGACCGAGAAGGGAGCGGAAGCGAAGCCGCTACTCCACTGGCCGCCAACGGACGTTGCTAACGACCTCGCACATCGAAAAAAAACGCCGGCTCTGACTAGCCGGCGTTTTTCGTTTCTTGCGGCAGCTATTCGTCGCCGGACGGTCCATAGACCCCAGGGACCGGAACGTCGTTCAGCCGCAGATAAACGCGGAGCGTTGCGCGGTGATGGACCATGTGGCTCAGCGCCCATTTCCGCAGCGTGGCGCCTTTGGTCATGGTGAACATCACCTGGCCCCCCATCATGAACGCCCAGTCTTGCGAGAAAACCTCGTCCGGCGCGTTCTTCAGCACTTCTCGCGCGGTCCCCACGTTCTTGTCGAACAGCTCCAGGATTTCTTCGATCGACTCCAGACTTGGCGACTTCCAAGGAGTACCGTCAACCGGCGCGATGTCGAGCGAATCATGATTCAGCATGAACTCGATCCAGCTCGGAATATCGGCCAGGTGATTCGCATTCCAGCCGATCGTGTTCGACTTGTGGTGCGGTTTCCAGTTGAGCTTGTCATTCGGAATCGCTTCCAGCGTCTTGCGGGTCAGCGACATCTCTTCGTCAAACTCAGGCAACAAGGTTTCGGCAATCGTCATCGATACTCTCCGTCTTGGAACGTCGCAGGAAGGGGAGAAAAGGACCGGCCTGCGCGGATCCGCAAGCCACCAACCACCAAGTGTACAAATTTGCACCTTTGTTACCAGGGGCTTGTGAGTGAACTCTTCACTTCCTAGGCAACATTTGCCACTGCGTTCGAATCGAACGATGCGAGTGCGAGCAAAAATCCTGAAAGTAGTTTTCTTCAAAACCGCTAGCAGTTCTCAAGCAAAACCTGGGTGCCTTTTCTCTCTTTCGGGTCAACGCTCAAACCGCCGTCAGCGATCGCCAAATGGGGACCGGATTCTGACCGTCGCCTCTGATGCGACGCTGGCGCCATTTCTTTGCAAGAGAAATACGCCCCCTTATTTGCGAAAATCTAGTGAGGATTGTCGCAAATTCTCCCCAAAAACCAAAACCCAACTTGTCGACTTGCCGATCCATGGTGAGAATCGAAGGCGCCCTCTCCCACCGCTTCGATCGTCGACGAACCGTTCGCCAAACGTGCGATTTTGGCCGTCGACGACGCCCGCCTGAGAAGAACCTTCCACTATTAGTTGGGATCTGTGATCGCAAATGGATGCGTCCGCTGCCGCTGCGTTTGAATCGTCTGTTGGACCTGCCGCAACCACTCCACAAAACACCGGCGCCGCGCTGGTCGCCTTGGGGCTGGGAAGCTTCGCCCTCGGTACCACCGAGTTCCTGCCGGTCGCCTTGTTGCCGACGATCGCCGGCGACCTGGAAGTCTCGCTGCCGGCCGCTGGCCTATTGGTCTCCGGCTATGCGATGGGAGTGACGCTGCTGACGCCGATCTTGTCGGCTCTCTTCTCCGGCTTGCCGCGCAAAGGGATGCTGATCAGCTTGATGGCCCTCTTCTTCGTCACGAACATGGCGTGCGCCTTCGCGCCCAGCTACGGATTCCTGCTCGGCGTACGCTTCTTCACCGCGATCTCGCACGGCGTCTTCCTGGCGGCGGCGACCAACGTGGCGGCGAAACTGGTCGGCCGCGGGAAAGAAGCGCACGCAATCGGCGTCGTCTTCGCAGGACTTTCGATCGCGATGGCGACGATCGTTCCGCTCGGCTCCTTGCTCGGACAAACGCTTGGCTGGCGAATCGCCTTCGCGGGGACGGCGTTTCTCGGCTTGATCGCAACGATCGCGCAAGCTCGTTATTTGCCGAAGCTGCCCGCGCCGACCAAACGGATGACGCTGGCCGCTCAGGCCGCCGTAATGAAGCAACCGCGCGTGCTGCTCGCCTTGGGAATGACCGCGATCGGCTATGCCGGCACGTTCGCCACGTTCACCTACATGACGGCGATCCTGGAAGAGATCTCCGGTTTCCATGCAGTCGCGGTAACGCTGATCCTCGGCGTGATCGGGCTCTGCATTACTTTCGGCAACATCATCGGCGGCAAAGCGGCCGACCGAAAGATTTACCCGGCCTTGATGGGCCTGTTCTGCCTGGTCGTGGTCGGCATGATCGGCCTTTGGCTGGCGGCGCCCTTCAAGATCGCGATGATCGTCGCGGTGATCTTCTTTGGCATCTTCATGTTCAGCCCGGGCGCCGGACTCCAACTGTTGGCGGTCAATCAAGCTCGCCGCTGGACCCCAGGCGCCGTCGACGTCGCTGCCGGTTTGAACCAATCGGCCTTCAATCTTGGCATCGCCTTGGGCGCTGTGATCGGCGGCCAGGTGGTCGCCTCGCCGCTTGGTCTGGGAGCAACGCCGTTGGTCAGCGCTGGCGTCGTCGTGTTGGCGATCGGCCTGATCGCGATTGGCTGGCGGATGGATCGCAACGTCGATCCGCAGCCGGAAGAAGTCGCCGTCGAACCGGAATCGGTACGCGTCATCGTCGAACCGGCGGCATCTGCCGGCTAGGCGAATGTAACGCAGCCTGGATCGCCGGTTGCGACCTAGAAGTGTTCGTCCGACTCAGCGGCCAAACGGGACGCTTCGTTGGCGGCCGGGTCGTGCAGCACCTTGCTGAGATCCAAGCGAGGCGCTTCGGCCCACAGATCTTCCAGCGAGAAGTAGTCGCGCGTCGGCTCGTCGAAGATGTGAATCACGACGTCGCCGTAGTCGAGCAAAATCCAGCGCGAGTCGTCGTACCCTTCGCGACCGAGACGCGTATCACCCAGTTCTTTCTCGAACTTGTTGTCGATTTCGTCGCTGATCGCGTGCAACTGACGGCGGCTGGCGCCGGTGGCGATCACAAAGTAATCGAAGGCGGCCGTCAGCTTGCGCATGTCGAGGACGACGATGTTCTTCGCGCGATTTTCTTCCGCAACGACGGCGGCTGCATGGGCCAATTCCAGACTGCTAGCGGTCGTTTGCGAAGCGCGTTTTTTGGGGGAAGTCGTCTCCGACACGTCGGTCCTCTGTAGGGGCTAAAAGCGAAACATCTGCGGAGGGAAAACGGCCGCGATCGTTCGAAAAGGGGCGTTTCCCAGTGCATGCATTCTACTGACGATTGCGGGGTCGGCTAGACGCGACCCGCCAGGGAAAGGCGCAGTCCGCGGCCGAGAGGTTCGTTTGGAGGGGCAAGCGGGCAAAAATTCACGGAAGCAGGCAACGGCGACAAGCAGACGCAAGTGACTATAGCTGTTGGACTTACGAATCACCGCAGTTTACCGCGAACCGGCGGCGATTTTTTCGCTTCCCCCTTACGAAGTCGCCGAGAAGGGCGTACAATCTTGGGTTTTCGACCGTTTCCAAACCTTCCTTAGAGAGAAAGTGGGTCTAACGATGCCAAAGATGAAGACGCACAAGGGAACGAAGAAACGGTTCCGACTGACTGCCAAAGGTCACATCAAGCATCGCCAATGCGGCACCAGCCACTTGGCCACTCGCCTTTCGCCGAAGCGCACCCGCGGTCTCCGTGGCACCCGCGTGCTGGCCGAAGTGGACGAGCCGATGCTGATCAAAGCCCTGAACGGATACAGCTACTAGTTAGCGATATCCTCGTCGGAATTGTGGATTCGAGTTTTTTTATTCCCAGTGCACGGGCAAAAACGCTTCGCCGCCAATTGAGCGAAGGGCCTAGTGGACGAAACGAGGTGACAAGATGAGAACGACTTACGGAGCCGCTCGGCACAAGTCGAAGAAGCGTCTGTTTAAGAAAGCCCGCGGTTTCCGCGGCGGCCGCGGTAAGCTTCTGCGTACCGTGAAAGAAACCCTGGTCCGCGCCGGCGTTTACGCCTATCGCGACCGTAAGGTGCGTAAGCGTGAATTCCGCAAGCTGTGGATCGTGCGTCTGAACGCCGCCGCCCGCATGCGTGGCATCCGCTACAGCCAGTTCATCTACGGTCTGCGCAAGGCCGGTCTGGAACTGGACCGCAAGACGTTGTCGGAAATGGCGATCCATGATCCGCGCGCCTTTGACGAAGTGACCGAGCTGGTGAAAGCCGCCCTGGCCGCGTAAGGCGCACGGAGACGTGCAATCAAAGCCGAAACAACATGAGCCGCCGGGACCTCTCGGCGGCTTTTTTACTTTCTAGGATCTGCCGCGAGCGAGAAAGCGATGTCGCTAAACGATTTCAT is part of the Blastopirellula sediminis genome and harbors:
- the rplT gene encoding 50S ribosomal protein L20, whose protein sequence is MRTTYGAARHKSKKRLFKKARGFRGGRGKLLRTVKETLVRAGVYAYRDRKVRKREFRKLWIVRLNAAARMRGIRYSQFIYGLRKAGLELDRKTLSEMAIHDPRAFDEVTELVKAALAA
- a CDS encoding DinB family protein → MTIAETLLPEFDEEMSLTRKTLEAIPNDKLNWKPHHKSNTIGWNANHLADIPSWIEFMLNHDSLDIAPVDGTPWKSPSLESIEEILELFDKNVGTAREVLKNAPDEVFSQDWAFMMGGQVMFTMTKGATLRKWALSHMVHHRATLRVYLRLNDVPVPGVYGPSGDE
- a CDS encoding MFS transporter, which produces MDASAAAAFESSVGPAATTPQNTGAALVALGLGSFALGTTEFLPVALLPTIAGDLEVSLPAAGLLVSGYAMGVTLLTPILSALFSGLPRKGMLISLMALFFVTNMACAFAPSYGFLLGVRFFTAISHGVFLAAATNVAAKLVGRGKEAHAIGVVFAGLSIAMATIVPLGSLLGQTLGWRIAFAGTAFLGLIATIAQARYLPKLPAPTKRMTLAAQAAVMKQPRVLLALGMTAIGYAGTFATFTYMTAILEEISGFHAVAVTLILGVIGLCITFGNIIGGKAADRKIYPALMGLFCLVVVGMIGLWLAAPFKIAMIVAVIFFGIFMFSPGAGLQLLAVNQARRWTPGAVDVAAGLNQSAFNLGIALGAVIGGQVVASPLGLGATPLVSAGVVVLAIGLIAIGWRMDRNVDPQPEEVAVEPESVRVIVEPAASAG
- the rsfS gene encoding ribosome silencing factor; translation: MSETTSPKKRASQTTASSLELAHAAAVVAEENRAKNIVVLDMRKLTAAFDYFVIATGASRRQLHAISDEIDNKFEKELGDTRLGREGYDDSRWILLDYGDVVIHIFDEPTRDYFSLEDLWAEAPRLDLSKVLHDPAANEASRLAAESDEHF
- the rpmI gene encoding 50S ribosomal protein L35 produces the protein MPKMKTHKGTKKRFRLTAKGHIKHRQCGTSHLATRLSPKRTRGLRGTRVLAEVDEPMLIKALNGYSY